Proteins from one Strix uralensis isolate ZFMK-TIS-50842 chromosome 14, bStrUra1, whole genome shotgun sequence genomic window:
- the THOC3 gene encoding THO complex subunit 3: protein MALSPYVQAMQELFRANTRSREFPAHGAKVHSVAWSCCGRRLASGSFDKTASVFLLEKDRLVKENNYRGHGDSVDQLCWHPSNPDLFVTASGDKTIRIWDVRTTKCIATVNTKGENINICWSPDGQTIAVGNKDDVVTFIDAKTHRSKAEEQFKFEVNEISWNNDNNMFFLTNGNGCINILSYPELKPIQSINAHPSNCICIKFDPMGKYFATGSADALVSLWDVDELVCVRCFSRLDWPVRTLSFSHDGKMLASASEDHFIDIAEVETGEKLWEVQCESPTFTVAWHPKRPLLAFACDDKDGKYDSSREAGTVKLFGLPNDS, encoded by the exons ATGGCGCTGTCCCCCTACGTGCAGGCCATGCAGGAGCTGTTCCGCGCCAACACGCGGAGCCGCGAGTTCCCGGCGCACGGCGCCAAAGTGCACTCggtggcctggagctgctgcggCCGCCGACTCGCCTCCGGCTCCTTCGACAAGACCGCCAGCGTCTTCCTGCTCGAGAAGGACCGGCTG GTGAAGGAGAACAACTACCGGGGCCATGGGGACAGCGTGGATCAGCTCTGCTGGCACCCCAGCAACCCTGACCTCTTCGTCACGGCGTCCGGGGACAAAACCATTCGCATCTGGGATGTCCGCACCACCAAGTGCATCGCCACTGTCAATACCAAAG GGGAGAACATCAACATCTGTTGGAGCCCTGACGGACAGACCATTGCAGTGGGGAACAAGGATGACGTGGTCACTTTCATTGATGCCAAGACGCATCGCTCCAAAGCTGAGGAGCAGTTCAAGTTTGAGGTGAATGAGATCTCCTGGAACAACGATAACAACATGTTCTTCCTCACTAATGGAAACGGTTGCATCAACATCCTCAG CTACCCAGAGCTGAAACCCATTCAGTCTATCAACGCCCATCCTTCAAACTGCATCTGCATCAAGTTTGATCCCATGGGGAAGTACTTTGCCACGGGCAGCGCTGACGCGTTAGTCAGCCTCTGGGATGTGGATGAACTGGTGTGTGTGAGGTGCTTCTCGAG GCTTGACTGGCCTGTACGAACTCTGAGTTTTAGCCATGATGGGAAGATGCTGGCATCAGCATCAGAAGATCACTTCATTGACATTGCAGAGGTGGAGACAG GAGAGAAGCTCTGGGAGGTGCAGTGCGAGTCCCCCACCTTCACAGTGGCCTGGCACCCGAAGAGGCCGCTGCTGGCCTTCGCCTGTGACGACAAAGATGGCAAATACGACAGCAGCCGGGAGGCAGGCACCGTCAAGCTCTTCGGGCTCCCCAATGACTCCTAA